In Oncorhynchus gorbuscha isolate QuinsamMale2020 ecotype Even-year linkage group LG02, OgorEven_v1.0, whole genome shotgun sequence, a single genomic region encodes these proteins:
- the LOC124011459 gene encoding transcriptional regulator Erg-like isoform X6 — protein sequence MAAAAASEYGQTAKMSPRVHQQDWLSQPPARVTIKMECNSGQVNGNRNSPDECSVVKNGKLSSGGEGSTPVTYSSYLEDKHIAPPNMTTNERRVIVPADPTLWSTEHVRQWLEWAVKEYGLLDVDVALFHNMDGKDLCKMSKEDFQRLTLSYNADILLSHLHYLRETPLPHLTSDDVDKALQNSPRLMHARNTGGASFIFPNTPVYPTDNSPRVSTRPDLAYEAARRAGWPTQAVSSTKGSQPSPVIVTKTEEQRPQLDPYQILGPTSSRLANPDVGRDSNKPQSADIALLLSFKGSGQIQLWQFLLELLSDSTNSGCITWEGTNGEFKMTDPDEVARRWGERKSKPNMNYDKLSRALRYYYDKNIMTKVHGKRYAYKFDFHGIAQALQPHPPESSMYKYPSDLSYMSTYHTHQQKVNFVTPHPQALPVNSSSFFAGPNPYWNSPTGGIYPNTRHPGAHMPSHLGTYY from the exons AAACTCTCCGGACGAATGCAGCGTGGTGAAGAACGGGAAGCTGTCCAGTGGAGGAGAGGGCAGCACCCCTGTCACTTACAGCAGTTACCTGGAGGACAAGCACATCGCTCCCCCCAACATGACCACCAATGAGCGCCGCGTCATTGTTCCCGCAG ATCCCACACTCTGGTCCACGGAGCATGTGCGCCAGTGGCTGGAGTGGGCAGTTAAAGAGTATGGCCTGCTGGACGTGGACGTGGCTCTCTTCCACAACATGGACGGCAAGGACCTGTGCAAGATGAGCAAGGAGGACTTCCAGAGGCTCACGCTCAGCTACAACGCAGACATCCTGCTCTCCCACCTGCACTACCTCAGAGAGA CTCCACTTCCTCACTTGACTTCCGATGATGTTGACAAAGCCTTACAAAACTCCCCGCGGTTAATGCATGCTCGCAACACAG GAGGTGCAAGTTTTATTTTCCCCAACACTCCCGTTTATCCCACTGACAACTCCCCCAGAGTCTCCACTAGGCCAG ACCTGGCATATGAAGCAGCCAGAAGAGCTGGATGGCCTACACAAGCTGTGTCTTCCACCAAAG GTTCCCAGCCCTCCCCAGTCATTGTCACCAAAACAGAGGAGCAGAGGCCTCAGCTAG ATCCTTACCAGATCCTGGGGCCCACGAGCAGCAGGCTGGCAAACCCCG ACGTTGGCCGGGACTCAAACAAACCACAATCCGCCGACATCGCACTACTCTTGAGCTTTAAAG GCTCGGGACAGATACAGTTGTGGCAGTTCCTGCTGGAGCTTCTGTCAGACAGCACCAACTCCGGCTGCATCACCTGGGAGGGCACCAATGGCGAGTTCAAGATGACCGACCCTGACGAGGTGGCGAGGCGCTGGGGCGAGAGGAAGAGCAAGCCCAACATGAACTACGACAAGCTGAGCCGCGCCCTGCGCTACTACTACGACAAGAACATCATGACCAAGGTGCACGGCAAGCGCTACGCCTACAAGTTTGACTTCCACGGCATcgcccaggccctgcagccccacCCGCCAGAGTCCTCCATGTACAAGTACCCCTCCGATCTGTCCTACATGAGCACCTACCATACACACCAGCAGAAGGTCAACTTCGTCACGCCCCACCCCCAAGCGCTACCCGTCAACTCCTCCAGCTTCTTTGCTGGTCCCAACCCCTACTGGAACTCTCCCACTGGAGGTATCTACCCCAACACCCGGCACCCAGGCGCTCACATGCCCTCCCACCTGGGCACGTACTATTAG
- the kcnj15 gene encoding ATP-sensitive inward rectifier potassium channel 15 → MTTKKADFQRRIVSKDGHNQVRIDNVEGMVKLYLHDIWTTVVDMKWRYKLTLFSSTFVMTWFLFGVIFYFICMGNGDFKGELLSNHTPCIMNVETLTGAFLFSLESQTTIGYGFRYITDECPLAIFVLVVQLVTTGLAEIFVTGAFLAKLARPKKRAETIKFSQSAVICRHDGKLCLMVRVANMRKSLLIQCQLIGKLLSPNVTEEGEKTLIHQTAVDFYMDSCGECPFLILPITFYHVLDESSPLVGLTAERLRTRDFELLVTLNATMESTAATCQSRTSFVPQEILWGYEFKPVLFSTPSGRYVADFNFFDKVQLSSDPTLLGNNTEKLKLEEVYKKE, encoded by the coding sequence ATGACCACCAAGAAGGCAGATTTCCAGCGGAGGATTGTCTCCAAGGATGGACACAACCAAGTGCGCATTGACAATGTGGAGGGCATGGTAAAGCTCTATCTCCACGACATCTGGACTACGGTGGTGGACATGAAGTGGCGCTAcaagctcacactgttctcctccacttTTGTCATGACCTGGTTCCTCTTTGGTGTAATCTTCTACTTCATCTGCATGGGCAACGGTGACTTCAAGGGTGAGCTGCTGTCCAACCACACGCCGTGCATCATGAATGTTGAGACCCTTACTGGtgccttcctcttctccctggaGTCGCAGACCACCATTGGCTACGGTTTCCGCTACATTACCGACGAGTGTCCGCTGGCCATCTTCGTCCTGGTGGTCCAGCTGGTCACCACGGGCCTGGCTGAGATCTTCGTGACCGGGGCCTTCCTGGCCAAGCTGGCACGACCCAAGAAGCGGGCCGAGACTATCAAGTTCAGCCAGTCGGCGGTGATCTGCCGGCACGATGGCAAGCTATGTCTGATGGTGCGTGTGGCCAACATGAGGAAAAGCCTGCTGATCCAGTGCCAGCTGATTGGCAAGCTGCTTTCGCCCAACGTGACCGAGGAGGGTGAGAAGACTCTGATCCACCAGACAGCTGTGGACTTCTACATGGACTCATGCGGGGAGTGCCCCTTCCTAATCTTGCCAATCACATTCTATCACGTGTTGGATGAGAGCAGCCCGCTGGTGGGGCTGACCGCTGAGAGGTTGCGGACACGCGACTTTGAGCTGCTGGTCACCCTCAACGCCACCATGGAGTCCACGGCTGCCACGTGTCAGAGCCGCACATCGTTCGTTCCCCAGGAGATCCTGTGGGGCTACGAGTTCAAGCCCGTGCTCTTCAGCACCCCCAGTGGCCGGTACGTGGCCGACTTTAACTTCTTTGACAAGGTGCAGTTAAGCAGCGACCCGACACTCCTCGGCAACAACACAGAGAAGCTGAAACTGGAGGAGGTGTACAAGAAGGAATAA